Proteins encoded in a region of the Populus nigra chromosome 3, ddPopNigr1.1, whole genome shotgun sequence genome:
- the LOC133688629 gene encoding protein NRT1/ PTR FAMILY 1.2-like, with amino-acid sequence MENSIVEEKMVLIPKDKDPRKGGLRTMPFIIVNEAFERVASYGLMPNMIFYLMKNYRMEAASGSTILFLWSAMSNGLSIFGAFLSDSFMGRYLVISLGSFCSLLGMILLWLTAMIPQLTPPPCDRFTNVCSSATAGQLAILFSSFGLISIGAGCIRPCSIAFGADQLDNKENPNNESVLQSFFNWYYAATGLSTIIAFTAIVYVQDNLGWKVGFAIPAVLMFFSALMFLVGSSQYVKVKASTSLFTGFAQVLVAAFRNRKLSLSHSSIEQYYYHSDDSEFQIPTVNLRCLNRACIITDPDRDVNPDGSASNPWRLCTVDQVESLKALLRVIPIWSTGIMMQINLNQNSFATLQANTMDRQIFNFELPAGSLNVFLVLTLTIWLTFYDRILLPLLAKFTGKQRCGPSPTVRIGIGLLIPIAARGMSAVVETIRRRTAIEEGLEDQPDGVVNMSVVWLLPPIILLGLAEAFNSIGQIEFYYSQFPKSMSSIAVAIFTFGTAMADMIGSGLVDVVDRVTSRGGQESWLSSNLNKGRLDDYYWLITVLSIINFVYFLVCCRTYGPTKDEKEERLLE; translated from the exons ATGGAAAACTCAATAGTAGAGGAGAAGATGGTTCTCATCCCTAAGGACAAGGACCCCAGAAAGGGTGGCCTAAGGACCATGCCCTTCATCATAG TTAATGAGGCATTTGAGCGGGTGGCTAGCTATGGGCTGATGCCAAATATGATTTTCTACTTGATGAAAAACTATCGCATGGAGGCTGCAAGTGGGTCAACCATTCTCTTCTTGTGGTCTGCTATGTCTAATGGATTGTCCATTTTCGGAGCCTTCCTCTCCGATTCATTCATGGGTCGGTATCTGGTCATCTCTTTGGGATCATTCTGCAGCCTTCTT GGGATGATTCTTCTTTGGTTAACTGCCATGATCCCACAACTAACCCCTCCACCTTGTGACCGCTTTACTAATGTCTGCAGCTCAGCTACTGCAGGCCAACTAGCTATTTTATTCTCCTCTTTCGGCCTTATATCAATCGGAGCCGGTTGTATTAGACCTTGCTCTATTGCCTTTGGTGCAGACCAACTAGACAATAAAGAGAACCCCAATAATGAGAGTGTCTTACAGAGTTTCTTTAATTGGTATTATGCTGCGACAGGATTATCAACAATTATAGCATTTACTGCTATTGTCTACGTTCAAGATAACCTCGGTTGGAAAGTTGGATTTGCTATTCCTGCAGTTCTCATGTTCTTCTCTGCTCTAATGTTTTTGGTGGGTTCTTCCCAGTACGTAAAAGTGAAGGCCTCCACGAGCTTATTTACTGGGTTTGCTCAGGTTTTAGTTGCAGCATTCAGGAACAGAAAGCTCAGTCTATCTCACAGTAGCATTGAACAGTATTATTACCACAGTGATGATTCTGAGTTCCAGATCCCCACGGTTAATTTAAG GTGTTTAAACCGAGCTTGTATCATAACAGACCCTGATAGGGATGTAAATCCGGATGGGTCAGCTTCAAATCCATGGCGTCTATGTACAGTTGATCAGGTAGAGTCACTTAAAGCTCTGCTTAGAGTCATCCCCATTTGGTCTACAGGCATCATGATGCAAATCAACTTAAATCAAAACTCATTTGCCACCCTCCAAGCAAATACAATGGACAGGCAAATCTTTAATTTTGAACTCCCAGCAGGATCTCTCAATGTGTTTCTGGTTCTCACTCTCACAATCTGGCTAACCTTCTATGACCGAATTCTGCTACCATTGTTAGCAAAATTCACTGGCAAGCAACGCTGCGGGCCTAGTCCTACAGTTAGGATAGGAATTGGTTTGCTAATCCCAATTGCAGCAAGGGGAATGTCAGCAGTAGTAGAAACCATAAGAAGGAGAACTGCTATTGAGGAAGGACTAGAAGACCAACCAGATGGTGTGGTGAACATGTCAGTAGTCTGGCTTTTGCCACCAATTATCCTACTTGGATTGGCTGaagcttttaattcaattgGACAGATAGAATTCTACTACTCTCAGTTCCCTAAAAGCATGTCTAGCATTGCGGTGGCTATTTTCACTTTCGGAACTGCCATGGCTGACATGATAGGGAGTGGTTTGGTGGATGTTGTGGATAGAGTTACATCCAGAGGAGGGCAAGAGAGCTGGTTGTCTAGTAATCTTAACAAGGGTCGGTTAGATGATTATTACTGGCTGATTACTGTCTTGAGTATAATCAATTTTGTGTATTTTCTTGTTTGCTGTCGGACTTATGGACCCACTAAGGACGAAAAGGAGGAGCGCCTGCTGGAGTAG